The DNA sequence CGTATCCACCAGGACCGCTACCTACAATAATTACATCATGTTTTGCTGACATCTTATATTAGGGTATAGTTATTCGATTAGATTTGATTTTGCGAATTTATAGGTTAAGTCAATCCATGCCAACAAATAAAACGATAAATATCATCTTTTTTTATTTTTTTTATTGGATAACAGACGATAACACTAATTTAACGCCACAAATATCTTTAAAAAATCAATATTGATAATCGGCTTGAAAAAATCAAATCCCCCGTAATTAGTTTCTTTTTTCCGAAGATTTCTAAAACTTGAAATTCTATGCCTATATTTGAGCTCATTTAGATTCTCGAAATCAAGAAAATAAAAAATAAATACATGAAACTTTTAGAAGGAAAAACAGCCCTTGTAACGGGTGCTTCCAAAGGAATCGGTCGGGCAATCGCCCTTACTTTTGCCGAGCAGGGTGCTAATGTCGCTTTCACATACCTTTCAAGTGTTGAAAAAGGGCAAGCTTTAGAGGCTGAATTAGCCGAAAAAGGTGTTCAGGCAAAAGGTTTCCGTTCTGATGCTTCAGACTTTGCTGCTGCAGAGGAATTGATCAACGACGTAGTTTCGACATTTGGCCGCTTAGATGTATTGGTGAACAATGCGGGTATTACAAAAGATGGTTTGCTGATGCGAATGAACGAAGAACAATTCGACCAAGTCATTCAGGTAAACCTAAAATCTGTTTTTAATACTGTAAAAGCAGCTACACGCCAATTAATGAAACAAAGAGGTGGATCGATTATCAACATGTCATCTGTTGTCGGTGTGAAAGGGAATGCTGGTCAGGCAAACTACGCAGCCTCAAAAGCAGGTATCATTGGCTTTACTAAATCTGTTGCTTTGGAATTAGGCTCAAGAGGCATTCGTGCAAACGTGGTTGCTCCTGGCTTCATTGAAACCGAAATGACTGCCGCATTGGATGAAAAACAAGTTCAAGGCTGGAGAGATGCTA is a window from the Persicobacter psychrovividus genome containing:
- the fabG gene encoding 3-oxoacyl-[acyl-carrier-protein] reductase; translation: MKLLEGKTALVTGASKGIGRAIALTFAEQGANVAFTYLSSVEKGQALEAELAEKGVQAKGFRSDASDFAAAEELINDVVSTFGRLDVLVNNAGITKDGLLMRMNEEQFDQVIQVNLKSVFNTVKAATRQLMKQRGGSIINMSSVVGVKGNAGQANYAASKAGIIGFTKSVALELGSRGIRANVVAPGFIETEMTAALDEKQVQGWRDAIPLKRGGAPEDVANTCVFLASDMSAYTTGQVFQVDGGMLT